One region of Vibrio zhugei genomic DNA includes:
- the xylB gene encoding xylulokinase — MYLGIDLGTSEVKALVIDEQGETVATHSAPLTIQRPHPHWSEQAPQEWWEATNYLIGTLREKCSEHWGAIKAIGLSGQMHGAVLLDERDEVIRPAILWNDTRSHQECLELEAAAPDLHYIAGNLAMPGFTAPKLLWVRKHEPNHFARINTVLLPKDFLRMKMTGRKISDMSDSAGTLWLDVAKRDWSDSLLDKCHLSRVQMPDLVEGCEVSAYLSAEVAHKWGLSPSVIVAGGGGDNAVSAIGVGAVNPGDAFISLGTSGVLFVVNEQYRPAPESAVHAFCHVLPQRWHQMSVMLSAASCLQWFCRIVGVTEVELLEGIEQLSEEDKAKAPLFLPYLSGERTPHNDPQAMGMFHGMTHSTNRELLGYAVIEGVSFGIADGLRVLQESGTHIEQCSLVGGGARSAFWAQLLADTLCLPIVTHKGGETGGALGAARLACLASDKAVEDVCKKPEIFRVYQPCAEREPVLSKRYERFRALYQNDLVLRSWH, encoded by the coding sequence ATGTATTTAGGTATTGATCTTGGCACCTCGGAAGTCAAAGCCCTGGTAATTGATGAACAAGGTGAAACGGTTGCCACGCATAGCGCACCGCTGACCATTCAGCGCCCTCATCCACATTGGTCAGAGCAGGCGCCACAAGAGTGGTGGGAAGCGACCAACTATCTGATTGGTACGCTGCGAGAAAAGTGTTCTGAGCATTGGGGGGCAATCAAAGCGATCGGCCTTTCTGGTCAAATGCATGGAGCAGTACTATTAGATGAGCGAGATGAGGTGATCCGCCCCGCTATTTTGTGGAATGACACCCGTAGCCATCAAGAGTGCCTTGAGCTGGAAGCCGCCGCACCAGATTTGCATTACATCGCTGGCAACTTAGCGATGCCGGGTTTCACCGCGCCTAAGTTGCTTTGGGTCCGTAAGCACGAGCCGAACCATTTTGCTCGTATCAACACAGTCCTGTTACCCAAAGACTTTCTGCGTATGAAAATGACCGGACGAAAAATCTCGGACATGTCAGATTCTGCGGGCACGTTATGGTTGGATGTGGCGAAGCGCGATTGGTCGGATTCTTTGCTCGATAAATGCCACCTCAGCCGAGTGCAGATGCCAGATCTGGTGGAAGGCTGTGAAGTTTCGGCATATTTGTCCGCTGAGGTGGCACATAAGTGGGGACTGAGCCCTTCTGTGATTGTTGCTGGCGGCGGCGGTGATAACGCCGTTAGCGCAATTGGTGTAGGCGCCGTGAATCCGGGGGATGCGTTTATTTCTCTTGGCACTTCTGGTGTGCTGTTTGTTGTCAATGAACAGTACCGCCCGGCGCCTGAGTCTGCGGTTCATGCTTTCTGTCATGTATTGCCTCAGCGTTGGCATCAAATGAGCGTCATGCTCAGTGCAGCTAGTTGTCTGCAATGGTTTTGTCGCATTGTTGGCGTGACAGAGGTTGAATTGCTGGAAGGCATCGAGCAGCTAAGTGAGGAAGATAAAGCCAAAGCGCCACTTTTCCTACCTTATCTTTCTGGCGAGCGCACTCCGCACAATGACCCTCAGGCAATGGGGATGTTCCACGGAATGACTCATTCCACCAATCGCGAACTACTGGGCTATGCGGTTATTGAGGGCGTGAGCTTTGGGATTGCCGACGGACTGCGTGTATTGCAGGAGAGCGGCACACACATCGAACAATGCTCTCTCGTCGGTGGTGGTGCACGCAGCGCGTTTTGGGCGCAACTGTTGGCCGATACACTCTGTCTACCTATTGTCACTCATAAAGGTGGAGAAACGGGTGGGGCACTCGGCGCGGCTCGACTGGCATGCCTCGCTTCTGACAAAGCCGTCGAAGATGTGTGTAAAAAACCGGAAATCTTCCGAGTATATCAACCATGTGCAGAGCGTGAGCCCGTGTTGAGTAAGCGTTATGAGCGTTTCCGGGCGCTGTACCAAAACGACTTGGTTTTGCGGTCATGGCATTAG
- the dalD gene encoding D-arabinitol 4-dehydrogenase — translation MKNQYTWLHIGLGSFHRAHQAWYLHKLLESGDNSWHIAAGNIRNDVEATVEALRSQNGEYVLETVSPAGERDYEVIKSIQTLLPWQEDLAPLVNEGAKVQTKVIAFTVTEGGYYLKTDHTLDLDSTVLNADLNGAHQTIYGTVTKILERRIADNTGPVTLLNCDNVRHNGERFRDGLMEFLTLTGKEDVLQWVKANTTCPNTMVDRIVPRPAADLPTRIKAKTGIDDKAPVMGETFIQWVIEDDFKDARPALENVGVEMVDSVIPYEEAKIRILNASHSCIAWAGTLVGQSFIHESTLTDYIYQIAHDYVSQDVIPSLVENGIDLPTYRDVVLERFTNPYIKDTNQRVAADGFSKIPAMITPTMIECYQRGVAPQATAMLPALFFVFMLQWHKGLLPYEYQDGILDTRVGHEMFESADPIAVYAQNKALFGELAENAEFETLLRDKIAATYSMIQ, via the coding sequence ATGAAAAACCAATACACGTGGCTTCACATCGGTCTAGGCTCATTTCACCGTGCTCATCAAGCTTGGTACCTACATAAATTGCTCGAATCGGGCGATAACAGCTGGCACATCGCAGCGGGCAACATTCGCAATGATGTGGAAGCGACCGTTGAAGCGTTGAGATCTCAAAATGGCGAGTATGTACTGGAAACGGTCAGCCCAGCAGGCGAACGTGACTACGAAGTAATTAAGTCAATTCAGACTTTGCTACCTTGGCAGGAAGACTTGGCGCCTTTGGTTAACGAAGGAGCGAAAGTGCAGACGAAAGTCATCGCGTTTACCGTCACAGAAGGTGGTTATTATCTGAAAACCGACCACACATTAGACTTAGATAGTACGGTATTAAATGCCGATCTAAATGGTGCTCATCAAACCATTTACGGGACAGTGACGAAAATTCTGGAGCGCCGTATTGCCGATAACACAGGTCCGGTGACATTGCTCAACTGTGACAACGTGCGCCATAACGGTGAACGTTTTCGTGATGGTTTGATGGAGTTCCTCACTCTTACAGGAAAAGAAGACGTTCTTCAGTGGGTAAAAGCAAACACCACATGTCCAAACACGATGGTGGATCGCATTGTTCCTCGTCCTGCGGCTGATCTTCCTACACGAATCAAAGCTAAAACGGGTATTGATGATAAAGCGCCAGTGATGGGGGAAACCTTTATCCAGTGGGTAATTGAAGACGACTTTAAAGACGCACGGCCAGCTTTGGAAAATGTTGGTGTGGAAATGGTGGATTCAGTCATTCCTTACGAAGAAGCGAAAATCCGTATCCTGAATGCGTCTCACAGCTGTATCGCTTGGGCTGGTACTTTGGTTGGTCAGTCATTTATTCACGAAAGTACCCTTACCGATTACATTTATCAAATTGCGCACGACTACGTGAGTCAAGATGTAATCCCTAGTTTGGTCGAAAACGGTATCGATCTGCCGACATACCGTGATGTAGTCCTTGAGCGATTCACTAACCCTTATATTAAAGACACCAACCAACGTGTGGCGGCCGACGGATTCTCCAAAATTCCCGCGATGATCACCCCAACCATGATTGAATGCTATCAGCGTGGAGTGGCTCCTCAGGCGACTGCGATGCTGCCAGCGTTGTTCTTTGTATTTATGTTGCAATGGCATAAAGGCCTACTGCCATATGAATACCAAGACGGCATTCTAGATACGCGTGTGGGGCATGAGATGTTTGAATCCGCTGACCCAATCGCGGTGTATGCGCAAAATAAAGCTTTGTTTGGCGAACTTGCTGAGAATGCGGAGTTTGAAACTCTGCTGCGCGATAAAATTGCTGCTACTTACTCAATGATTCAATAA
- a CDS encoding sugar-binding transcriptional regulator produces MAKDDTYKTDQMVRAAWMYYISGRNQRDIAVELGLSRPVVQRLIAAAKEEGIVSVGLHHPISTCLDYAELLKEKYQLVECSIVPTTSSDETLDNVSFGCFQLMSKYTKDQQNQVIGIGSGLTLKKAINRIDFESPNSKCVALISAMGVDGQCNYYDDVPLILARKIRANYYQLPAPRYTTSSEELKLWTSMRVFQEVARVADSASVVFTGIGSLSKASPIIKDGFISSDKADELNLQGAVGEILGRFINAEGEVVDCTINTFITSYDIRINDCPRIGAAFGEDKRSAILAALKGHWINGLVTDEATARWLLTQ; encoded by the coding sequence GTGGCTAAAGATGACACTTATAAAACTGATCAGATGGTTCGCGCAGCTTGGATGTACTACATCTCTGGCCGTAATCAACGCGATATTGCTGTTGAGCTAGGATTGTCACGCCCAGTGGTTCAACGTTTGATCGCCGCAGCGAAAGAAGAAGGAATTGTATCGGTTGGTCTACACCATCCAATTTCAACTTGTTTAGATTACGCAGAGCTGCTCAAAGAAAAGTACCAGTTGGTGGAATGCAGCATCGTACCCACCACCAGTAGTGATGAGACGCTGGATAATGTCTCGTTTGGTTGTTTTCAATTGATGTCCAAATACACCAAAGACCAGCAGAACCAAGTCATCGGTATCGGCTCTGGCTTGACGTTGAAAAAAGCGATCAACCGAATTGATTTCGAATCACCGAACAGTAAATGTGTCGCGTTGATAAGTGCCATGGGGGTCGATGGGCAATGTAATTACTATGACGATGTACCACTGATTTTAGCGCGTAAAATTAGGGCCAACTATTACCAATTGCCCGCTCCACGTTACACCACTTCTAGCGAGGAACTGAAGCTCTGGACAAGCATGCGCGTATTTCAAGAGGTTGCCCGTGTTGCTGACAGCGCGAGTGTGGTGTTTACAGGCATTGGTTCACTGAGTAAAGCAAGCCCGATCATCAAAGATGGTTTCATTTCGTCCGACAAGGCTGATGAACTCAATCTGCAAGGTGCGGTTGGTGAAATCCTGGGCCGTTTTATCAACGCCGAAGGCGAGGTGGTTGATTGCACCATCAACACCTTCATTACCAGCTACGATATACGCATCAACGATTGCCCTCGCATTGGTGCCGCGTTTGGCGAAGATAAACGTTCTGCAATTCTCGCTGCGTTAAAAGGGCATTGGATAAATGGATTAGTTACCGATGAGGCAACCGCACGATGGTTATTAACCCAATAA
- a CDS encoding GNAT family N-acetyltransferase, with product MKFEHKKVEPNNIDFQSLVAELNSSLSQITQDSGESSFSLDAFDSLKDGCIVVYLNKSAVACGVFRYHQGDICELKRMYSNTSGAGTYLLEQLESYAIEKGYKNAVLSTRRVNLKAVNFYLRNAYAESDAYGKYVGVRRSICLSKALVTSQ from the coding sequence ATGAAATTCGAACACAAGAAAGTAGAACCCAACAACATTGACTTTCAATCGCTCGTAGCAGAATTGAACTCTTCACTTAGTCAGATTACTCAGGATTCTGGTGAAAGTTCGTTTTCATTGGATGCTTTCGATTCATTGAAAGATGGCTGTATTGTGGTGTATCTAAATAAAAGCGCAGTAGCGTGTGGAGTCTTTAGGTACCACCAAGGTGACATTTGTGAACTGAAGCGAATGTACTCAAATACATCAGGTGCAGGCACTTATTTACTTGAACAACTTGAAAGTTATGCGATTGAAAAAGGCTATAAAAATGCCGTACTGTCGACACGAAGAGTCAATTTAAAAGCAGTGAACTTTTATCTGCGTAACGCTTATGCAGAGTCGGATGCATATGGTAAGTACGTTGGTGTCAGACGTTCAATTTGCCTCTCTAAGGCGCTTGTCACATCACAATAA
- a CDS encoding glutathione S-transferase: protein MKLFIANQNYSTWSLRAWYLTQRFNLNVNIHKLPLGSTEFYTTLKPFAANNKVPLLVDDDQPIWGSLAIMEYLNDAYLDNQAWPADRLERAKARAISGEMQSEFTALRSEMPMNCRAKRHLVLSDAAQRDIARIDAFWSQQMTQYPQQWLFGEWSIADAMFAPVALRFMTYGIELSPAAAHYQQRLISDKTIQRWLQEASQETEIVAEDEAGIDIT, encoded by the coding sequence ATGAAGCTTTTTATTGCCAACCAAAATTATTCAACTTGGTCGCTGCGCGCTTGGTATCTCACGCAGCGCTTTAATTTAAACGTTAATATCCACAAATTACCGTTAGGCTCTACCGAGTTTTACACCACGTTAAAACCGTTTGCCGCCAATAATAAAGTCCCGCTGTTGGTTGATGATGACCAGCCTATTTGGGGATCGCTCGCCATTATGGAATATCTCAATGACGCGTATTTAGACAACCAAGCTTGGCCAGCAGATCGCCTCGAGCGGGCAAAAGCGAGAGCCATAAGCGGTGAAATGCAATCTGAGTTCACCGCATTACGCAGTGAAATGCCAATGAATTGCCGAGCGAAACGCCACTTAGTACTGAGCGATGCTGCGCAACGAGATATTGCCCGCATCGATGCCTTTTGGAGCCAGCAGATGACGCAATATCCGCAGCAATGGTTGTTTGGTGAGTGGTCGATTGCCGACGCCATGTTTGCGCCAGTGGCGTTACGCTTTATGACCTATGGCATTGAATTATCCCCTGCTGCCGCGCACTATCAACAGCGTTTAATAAGCGATAAAACGATACAGCGTTGGCTTCAGGAAGCCTCGCAAGAAACGGAAATCGTGGCTGAAGATGAAGCCGGGATTGATATCACTTAG
- the tnpA gene encoding IS66 family insertion sequence element accessory protein TnpA, with protein sequence MNKRRTDQEWLSLIEQCQASSLTQQDFCQKHDISVSTFYAKRQQLSVNPSPTQSGFVKAEIIEKTTCRKVTQTSVANMTLIVNNIELSIPQGTPPHYLAELIGALS encoded by the coding sequence ATGAATAAACGACGCACCGATCAAGAATGGCTTTCTCTGATTGAGCAATGCCAAGCCAGTTCGCTTACACAACAAGATTTTTGCCAAAAGCACGACATTAGCGTATCGACGTTTTACGCTAAGCGGCAGCAGTTGAGTGTTAACCCATCCCCAACTCAGAGCGGCTTCGTTAAGGCCGAAATTATTGAAAAAACCACCTGTCGCAAGGTGACCCAGACGTCGGTAGCCAACATGACTTTGATAGTAAATAACATCGAATTGAGTATTCCTCAAGGCACGCCACCACACTATCTTGCTGAGTTGATTGGAGCCTTGTCATGA
- the tnpB gene encoding IS66 family insertion sequence element accessory protein TnpB (TnpB, as the term is used for proteins encoded by IS66 family insertion elements, is considered an accessory protein, since TnpC, encoded by a neighboring gene, is a DDE family transposase.), with protein sequence MKRMMTAPVVYLYREFVDFRKSINGLALLIESDTDLELGSGALFLFTNKQRDKIKALYWDQTGYALWYKRLEKAKFKWPTQEKNTVLTLTQFDLDRLLSDFTIIGHKSVKIDSFTMG encoded by the coding sequence ATGAAGCGCATGATGACCGCGCCAGTGGTGTATTTATACCGCGAGTTTGTCGATTTCAGAAAATCTATCAATGGTCTGGCGCTGTTGATTGAATCCGACACCGACCTTGAGCTAGGCTCAGGGGCATTGTTCCTCTTCACCAATAAACAACGCGATAAAATCAAAGCGTTGTATTGGGACCAAACGGGTTATGCGCTCTGGTATAAACGCCTCGAAAAAGCCAAGTTTAAGTGGCCCACGCAAGAGAAAAATACGGTGTTGACCTTAACGCAATTTGACCTCGACAGACTGCTTTCTGACTTCACAATAATCGGCCATAAATCGGTAAAAATCGACAGTTTTACAATGGGTTAA
- the tnpC gene encoding IS66 family transposase, which produces MKKTTPDINPDSQNIAELQAMVKALMPEKIEWQQERQSLIEQFKLALDRQFAKRSEALKPYNEAQGDFFNEVECEAENVDEDVVTTTTTTKPKRRGKRQPLPKDLPRETVVLDLDEHDKQCPCCQHSLHQIGEDRSEKLEFTPAILNVIDYVRPKYACRHCEQHSETNPVHQQPVPDSIIPKSFATESLLAHIILGKYQYALPLYRQETLFTQSGIDLSRTTMARWVIQVSEKFQPLYQALKTHLLEQVVVHADETPLNVLQEEKRSYMWLYCSGADSPQAGLPEMKNIVLYDYQNSRARACPMDFLGDYSGYLQTDGYVAYDGLTQVTNVGCFAHARRKFMEAKKLQGKGKTGKVDIALAKIQKLYALEARLKPSSAEERWSERQSHAKPILDDLYQWLTTQKVFESSPLGKAIKYTLGQWPKLVRYVDDGHVSIDNNRAERAIKSMVIGRKNWLFANTSKGADASALLYSIIETAKANGHILYDYMVKCMKELAKAEPDIDSLLPWNFSH; this is translated from the coding sequence ATGAAAAAGACGACCCCCGACATCAATCCAGACAGCCAAAACATCGCGGAACTTCAAGCGATGGTGAAGGCGTTAATGCCTGAGAAAATAGAGTGGCAGCAAGAGCGCCAATCCTTGATTGAGCAGTTCAAACTGGCACTTGACCGTCAGTTCGCCAAACGCTCTGAAGCGTTAAAACCGTATAACGAAGCTCAGGGCGACTTCTTTAATGAAGTGGAATGCGAAGCGGAGAACGTCGACGAAGACGTGGTGACCACGACGACCACAACAAAGCCAAAGCGCCGTGGTAAACGCCAGCCATTACCGAAAGACTTACCTCGCGAAACCGTGGTTCTTGACCTGGACGAGCACGATAAACAGTGTCCTTGCTGCCAACATTCTCTGCATCAAATCGGGGAAGACCGTAGCGAGAAACTGGAGTTCACGCCTGCGATACTCAACGTTATCGACTACGTTCGTCCTAAATACGCGTGCCGTCATTGTGAGCAACACAGTGAGACTAACCCCGTTCACCAACAGCCAGTACCCGACAGCATTATCCCGAAAAGCTTCGCCACAGAAAGCTTGCTGGCCCATATCATCTTAGGTAAATACCAGTACGCCTTGCCGCTGTATCGACAAGAAACCTTGTTCACGCAATCGGGCATCGACTTATCAAGAACCACTATGGCTCGCTGGGTTATCCAAGTGAGCGAGAAGTTCCAACCCTTGTACCAAGCCTTAAAAACGCACTTACTTGAGCAAGTGGTGGTGCATGCTGATGAAACCCCATTGAATGTGCTGCAAGAAGAGAAGCGCAGTTACATGTGGCTTTACTGCTCAGGCGCTGACTCTCCGCAAGCTGGTTTACCGGAGATGAAAAACATCGTCTTGTACGACTATCAAAACAGTCGCGCGAGAGCGTGCCCAATGGACTTCTTGGGCGATTACTCGGGTTACCTGCAAACCGATGGTTATGTGGCGTACGATGGTCTCACTCAAGTGACAAACGTTGGTTGCTTCGCTCATGCTCGCCGTAAGTTCATGGAAGCAAAAAAGCTTCAGGGAAAAGGCAAGACTGGGAAAGTGGATATCGCGCTAGCAAAAATCCAAAAACTCTATGCGCTTGAAGCTCGCTTAAAACCGTCGTCAGCCGAAGAGCGTTGGTCAGAGAGACAATCACACGCCAAACCGATATTGGACGACCTGTATCAATGGCTCACGACACAAAAGGTGTTCGAATCCAGCCCACTGGGTAAAGCGATTAAATACACCTTGGGTCAATGGCCAAAGTTGGTGCGTTATGTGGATGATGGGCACGTATCCATCGACAACAATCGAGCAGAGCGTGCGATAAAATCGATGGTCATTGGCCGAAAGAACTGGCTCTTCGCCAACACATCAAAAGGGGCTGATGCTAGCGCATTACTCTATAGCATCATCGAGACGGCTAAAGCCAATGGACACATTCTCTACGATTACATGGTCAAATGCATGAAAGAGCTGGCGAAAGCAGAGCCCGACATTGACTCACTTCTTCCGTGGAACTTCTCACACTAA
- a CDS encoding type IV toxin-antitoxin system AbiEi family antitoxin, with product MSIESELINFTESLPKSWQAEFSYEQNKNFDGTLTIWLGERRHQLLVDFKRVHRKESLRNVKAHMQIDGGYVLVTNALTDFLKDECENLGLNYIDESGNIRIVNEDLYILITKPYQSGLVKKHPVAMTEGIVKCVFALICEPILLKSTYEEISRKAGISVSMANKAIKFLIEKNYIQKDKLKRRFFDENSLMYDWLLSYYKHIGSKQVPIPFPPPLDWKAIELPNGAIWGGEAAAAELTDYLHPQTLFLYSKDRVHGYEFNKSNPKAPRLQVCRPFWGDELKITEKGRAILTIAELLATQDGRNREVAEMINDKYLHLKTLP from the coding sequence ATGAGTATCGAATCAGAATTGATTAACTTCACTGAAAGCTTGCCAAAGTCTTGGCAGGCCGAGTTTAGTTATGAACAGAATAAAAATTTCGATGGAACTTTAACCATTTGGCTAGGTGAACGACGTCACCAATTATTAGTGGACTTTAAGCGGGTTCATCGAAAAGAGTCTTTGCGTAATGTAAAAGCTCACATGCAGATAGATGGCGGGTATGTTTTAGTTACTAACGCGCTAACTGATTTCCTCAAGGATGAATGTGAAAACCTTGGCCTCAACTATATTGACGAATCAGGTAATATTCGGATTGTTAATGAAGACCTTTATATCCTTATTACAAAACCTTATCAGAGCGGCCTAGTGAAAAAACATCCAGTAGCGATGACGGAAGGTATCGTGAAATGTGTATTCGCTTTGATCTGTGAACCGATATTGTTGAAATCAACCTATGAGGAAATTTCTCGGAAAGCTGGTATCTCAGTAAGCATGGCAAATAAAGCCATCAAGTTTTTGATTGAGAAAAATTACATACAAAAGGATAAATTGAAGCGTAGGTTCTTTGATGAAAATAGCCTTATGTACGACTGGTTGTTGAGCTACTATAAGCACATTGGTTCTAAGCAAGTTCCTATACCTTTTCCACCCCCTTTAGACTGGAAAGCCATCGAGTTACCGAACGGTGCGATTTGGGGTGGGGAAGCTGCAGCAGCGGAGCTAACAGACTACCTACATCCTCAAACCCTTTTTCTATATTCAAAGGATCGAGTTCATGGATATGAGTTCAATAAATCTAACCCAAAGGCTCCGAGATTGCAGGTTTGCCGACCATTCTGGGGAGATGAATTGAAGATAACAGAAAAGGGTAGAGCGATACTTACTATTGCAGAGTTACTTGCAACTCAAGACGGACGAAATAGGGAAGTTGCGGAGATGATTAATGACAAATACTTACACCTTAAAACACTCCCTTAA
- a CDS encoding nucleotidyl transferase AbiEii/AbiGii toxin family protein, giving the protein MTNTYTLKHSLNQEFVKALTEVVKATNTLEIPYFIAGATARDIVMHGIFGHAPGRATADIDTAIFVDTWDQFEDIKASLISSGLTETDLVHRLREPKSRYPVDILPFGALEDEERRIQWPPKHEETMSVIGFKEAFESSLQVEIDSLTFNVASLPGIALMKLIAWAERGNENSKDASDFLLLLNKYQLIHQDRFWEDYVPTDFDYDVELVTAFLLGFDVQDILKAESEEVLLSIKNEHQDRFLTAMAKGNGSVNLDDLENQLNAFWRGVFEPRHNQDT; this is encoded by the coding sequence ATGACAAATACTTACACCTTAAAACACTCCCTTAACCAAGAATTCGTCAAGGCGTTAACGGAAGTAGTGAAAGCTACTAATACTTTAGAAATCCCGTATTTCATAGCCGGTGCAACTGCTAGGGATATTGTGATGCATGGGATTTTCGGACACGCGCCTGGTCGAGCGACAGCTGATATTGATACCGCCATTTTTGTGGACACTTGGGACCAGTTTGAAGATATTAAGGCGTCGTTAATCAGTTCAGGTTTGACAGAAACTGATTTAGTCCACCGCCTACGTGAGCCAAAGTCGAGGTATCCAGTTGATATTTTACCTTTTGGCGCCTTGGAAGACGAAGAACGGCGTATACAGTGGCCACCCAAGCACGAAGAAACGATGTCCGTAATTGGCTTTAAAGAGGCGTTTGAATCTTCGCTACAAGTTGAAATTGATAGTTTGACATTCAACGTCGCATCTTTACCGGGGATTGCGTTGATGAAACTGATTGCCTGGGCCGAGCGCGGTAATGAAAATTCGAAAGACGCGAGTGATTTTCTTCTCCTACTGAACAAGTACCAATTGATCCATCAAGACCGATTTTGGGAGGATTATGTACCGACAGATTTCGACTACGACGTCGAGCTGGTAACAGCATTCTTACTCGGGTTTGATGTGCAAGATATTTTGAAAGCTGAGTCAGAAGAGGTTCTGTTAAGTATCAAAAACGAGCATCAAGATCGGTTCCTTACAGCAATGGCCAAAGGAAATGGATCAGTCAATCTTGACGATTTAGAGAATCAACTGAATGCATTTTGGCGCGGTGTATTTGAACCAAGACATAATCAGGATACTTGA
- a CDS encoding phage integrase N-terminal SAM-like domain-containing protein: MFIRKKAMYPQGILDVFQSIYQSSQKQVRVRGYNIKTEKSYLYWIRYFIRFNNLKYPDYVLVQIHRAKMHSVDSLNRQD, translated from the coding sequence ATGTTTATCCGTAAAAAGGCAATGTATCCACAAGGAATACTCGATGTCTTCCAATCCATTTATCAATCATCTCAGAAGCAAGTGCGTGTACGGGGCTACAACATTAAAACGGAAAAATCCTACTTGTATTGGATTCGTTATTTCATCAGATTCAATAACCTCAAGTATCCTGATTATGTCTTGGTTCAAATACACCGCGCCAAAATGCATTCAGTTGATTCTCTAAATCGTCAAGATTGA